A single genomic interval of Vicia villosa cultivar HV-30 ecotype Madison, WI unplaced genomic scaffold, Vvil1.0 ctg.000605F_1_1, whole genome shotgun sequence harbors:
- the LOC131629779 gene encoding probable glucan 1,3-alpha-glucosidase, with protein sequence MRNQTLRFTFLLLLCSSVFSWKKEEFRKCNQTPFCKRARSRTPGSSDLIATRVSITDGDLTANLIPKSQSESDSNPKPLILTLSVYQDGILRLKIDEDPSLNPPKKRFQVPDVVVSQFSDTKLWLQRLTSEDNGLSYAVYLSDGYSAVLRHDPFELFIRDDNSGDRVISLNSHGLFDFEQLREKNEDENWEETFRSHTDKRPYGPQSISFDVSFYDADFVYGIPERATSLALKPTRGPNVEESEPYRLFNLDVFEYIHDSPFGIYGSIPVMLSHGKARGTAGFFWLNAAEMQIDVLAPGWDAESGISLPSSQKRIDTMWMSEAGVVDTFFFVGPRPKDVLRQYAAVTGPSALPQMFAVAYHQCRWNYRDEEDVENVDAKFDEHDIPYDILWLDIEHTDGKRYFTWDRVLFPNPEEMQRKLAAKGRHMVTIVDPHIKRDDNFHLHKEATEKGYYVKDSSGNDFDGWCWPGSSSYADTLSPEIRSWWADKFSYQSYVGSTPSLYIWNDMNEPSVFNGPEVTMPRDALHYGGVEHRELHNAYGYYFHMATAEGLVRRGEGKDRPFVLSRAMFAGSQRYGAVWTGDNTADWDQLRVSVPMVLTLGLTGMSFAGADVGGFFGNPEPELLVRWYQLGAFYPFFRAHAHHDTKRREPWLFGEQNTRLIRDAIHVRYALLPYFYTLFREANTTGVPVARPLWMEFPSDEATFSNDEAFMVGNSILVQGIYTERAKHASVYLPGKQSWYDLRTGTVYKGGVTHKLEVTEESIPAFQRGGTILPRKDRFRRSSTQMTNDPFTLVIALNSSQAAEGELYIDDGSSFGFLEGAFIHRRFIFANGKLTSVDLAPTSGGNVRRTSNVVIERIILLGYAPGPKNALIEPSNQKVDIELGPLWVQRERSPVFMTIRKPNVRVAEDWTIKIL encoded by the exons ATGAGGAATCAAACGCTGCGTTTTACATTCCTTCTCCTTCTTTGTTCCTCCGTCTTCTCCTGGAAGAAAGAAGAGTTCAGAAAATGTAACCAAACCCCATTCTGCAAACGCGCTCGATCTCGCACCCCTGGTTCCTCCGATCTCATCGCCACCCGCGTCTCCATCACCGATGGCGACCTTACCGCTAACCTAATCCCTAAATCCCAATCCGAATCAGATTCAAATCCCAAACCCTTGATCCTCACCCTTTCGGTTTACCAAGACGGAATCCTCCGTCTCAAGATCGACGAAGATCCTTCCCTTAACCCTCCCAAAAAACGCTTCCAAGTCCCTGATGTCGTCGTTTCGCAATTCTCCGATACTAAACTCTGGCTTCAACGACTCACTTCCGAAGATAACGGTCTTTCATATGCTGTTTACCTTTCAGACGGTTACTCCGCTGTTCTCCGTCACGATCCGTTTGAACTCTTCATCCGTGACGATAACTCCGGGGATCGTGTAATTTCGCTAAACTCTCATGGTTTATTCGATTTCGAACAGCTTAGAGAGAAAAACGAAGATGAAAACTGGGAAGAGACTTTCCGGTCTCACACCGATAAAAGACCGTATGGTCCTCAATCGATTAGCTTCGATGTATCGTTTTATGATGCTGATTTTGTTTACGGGATTCCCGAACGCGCTACAAGCCTCGCGTTGAAACCGACCAGAGGACCTAATGTGGAAGAATCGGAACCTTATAGGCTCTTCAATTTGGATGTTTTTGAATATATTCATGACTCTCCGTTTGGAATATATGGTTCGATTCCGGTCATGCTTTCTCACGGGAAAGCGAGGGGAACTGCTGGGTTTTTCTGGCTCAATGCTGCTGAGATGCAAATTGATGTTCTTGCTCCTGGTTGGGATGCTGAGTCAGGGATTTCGCTTCCTTCTTCGCAGAAAAGGATTGACACGATGTGGATGAGTGAAGCTGGTGTGGTTGATACGTTTTTCTTCGTTGGTCCGAGGCCTAAAGATGTTTTGAGACAGTATGCTGCGGTAACGGGACCTTCGGCGCTGCCTCAGATGTTTGCTGTGGCTTATCATCAGTGCCGGTGGAACTATCGGGATGAGGAGGATGTTGAGAATGTTGATGCCAAATTCGACGAACATGATATACCTTATGATATTTTGTGGCTTGATATTGAGCATACTGATGGGAAGAGGTATTTTACTTGGGATAGGGTTCTTTTCCCTAATCCTGAGGAGATGCAGAGGAAATTGGCTGCTAAAGGGAGGCACATGGTTACCATTGTGGATCCTCATATTAAGAGAGATGACAATTTTCATTTGCATAAGGAGGCAACTGAGAAAGGGTATTATGTTAAGGATTCCAGTGGGAATGATTTTGATGGTTGGTGCTGGCCTGGTTCTTCGTCTTACGCCGATACTTTGAGTCCTGAAATTAGGTCCTGGTGGGCTGATAAATTTTCTTATCAAAGTTATGTTGGTTCAACTCCTTCACTTTACATATGGAATGATATGAATGAACCTTCTGTCTTCAATGGTCCTGAG GTGACAATGCCTAGAGATGCTTTACATTATGGAGGTGTTGAACATCGGGAGTTGCACAATGCCTATGGGTATTACTTCCACATGGCAACAGCTGAGGGGCTAGTGAGGCGTGGTGAAGGGAAAGACAGACCATTTGTTTTGTCAAGAGCAATGTTTGCTGGAAGTCAAAGGTATGGAGCAGTTTGGACTGGCGATAACACTGCGGATTGGGATCAGCTTAGAGTTTCTGTTCCAATGGTTTTGACCCTTGGTCTTACTGGGATGTCATTCGCTG GTGCTGATGTTGGTGGGTTTTTTGGGAATCCGGAACCTGAGTTATTAGTCCGCTGGTACCAGCTAGGAGCTTTCTATCCTTTCTTTAGGGCCCATGCCCATCACGATACAAAAAGACGAGAACCATGGTTGTTTGG AGAACAGAATACAAGATTAATTAGAGATGCTATACATGTTCGTTATGCACTTCTACCATATTTCTACACTTTATTCAGGGAGGCTAACACTACTGGCGTTCCTGTGGCTCGTCCATTATGGATGGAATTCCCATCTGATGAAGCTACTTTTAGCAATGATGAAGCTTTCATGGTTGGAAACAGTATTTTAGTGCAAGGGATCTATACTGAG CGAGCTAAGCATGCATCCGTCTATTTGCCCGGAAAACAATCCTGGTATGACCTAAGAACTGGAACTGTGTACAAGGGAGGGGTGACACACAAGTTAGAGGTTACAGAGGAGAGCATTCCCGCTTTCCAGAGAGGTGGGACCATTCTACCAAGGAAGGACCGCTTTCGGCGAAGTTCCACTCAGATGACAAATGATCCCTTCACTCTG GTTATAGCTCTGAATAGCTCCCAAGCAGCTGAAGGTGAGCTGTACATAGATGATGGCAGCAGTTTTGGTTTTCTAGAAGGTGCCTTTATCCATAGACGatttatttttgcaaatgggaaaCTTACATCCGTAGATCTGGCACCTACTTCTGGTGGCAATGTTCGCCGTACATCAAATGTTGTCATTGAGAGGATTATCCTGCTAGGATATGCTCCTGGCCCAAAGAATGCATTGATTGAACCCTCAAATCAAAAGGTTGATATAGAACTTGGGCCGCTTTGGGTTCAAAGGGAACGTTCGCCAGTTTTCATGACCATTCGTAAACCAAATGTCCGTGTTGCAGAAGATTGGACCATCAAAATTTTGTAA